In Alteribacter lacisalsi, a genomic segment contains:
- the paaD gene encoding 1,2-phenylacetyl-CoA epoxidase subunit PaaD — protein MVIEKTEMEEAIRLALQSVKDPEIPSISVVELGMIASVDCSDGKALIKATPTFVGCPALDIIKRSVETAVMEVEGVNEAEVKYVYDPPWTTDAISSEGKEKLKEYGIAPPPASHTPGEPWKIDCPYCGSLYTTMENIFGPTACRSILYCKSCKNPFEAMKPVADLDF, from the coding sequence ATGGTGATTGAGAAAACAGAAATGGAAGAGGCCATCCGCCTCGCCCTGCAGTCAGTGAAAGACCCGGAAATCCCGTCCATCAGTGTCGTTGAACTTGGCATGATTGCCAGTGTGGACTGCAGCGACGGTAAAGCTCTGATCAAAGCCACACCGACCTTTGTGGGGTGTCCGGCCCTCGACATCATTAAACGTTCTGTTGAAACCGCTGTCATGGAGGTTGAGGGTGTCAATGAGGCAGAAGTTAAATACGTCTACGATCCTCCATGGACTACGGATGCCATCAGCAGTGAGGGGAAGGAAAAGCTCAAGGAATACGGAATTGCTCCGCCACCGGCCAGCCATACGCCGGGAGAGCCATGGAAAATTGACTGTCCTTACTGCGGATCGTTATACACCACTATGGAAAACATTTTCGGGCCGACCGCCTGCAGAAGCATTCTTTACTGTAAAAGCTGTAAGAATCCGTTCGAAGCGATGAAACCGGTAGCCGATCTCGATTTTTAG
- a CDS encoding EthD family reductase, which translates to MVKLIALYKHPEDKAAFDDHYFNTHTPITKKIPGLRKMEVTRVVGSPMGESEYYLMCEMYYDDNDSLKKAMKTDEAKASGKDLMGFAGNLVTLMIGEEANED; encoded by the coding sequence ATGGTAAAACTGATTGCACTCTACAAACACCCTGAGGATAAGGCAGCATTTGATGATCATTACTTCAACACACATACTCCGATTACGAAAAAAATTCCGGGACTCCGCAAAATGGAAGTTACCAGAGTAGTCGGCTCTCCTATGGGAGAAAGCGAGTATTACCTGATGTGTGAAATGTATTATGATGACAACGATTCTCTGAAAAAAGCAATGAAAACTGACGAAGCAAAAGCCAGTGGAAAGGATCTGATGGGATTTGCCGGCAACCTGGTCACGCT